One region of Agrobacterium tumefaciens genomic DNA includes:
- the murG gene encoding undecaprenyldiphospho-muramoylpentapeptide beta-N-acetylglucosaminyltransferase, producing MSKGIVLLAAGGTGGHVFPAEALAHTLKARGYQVHLVTDSRAERYAGKFPAEEIHVVPSATIGSKNPISVARSLWKLWTGLRSARRLITKLKPVAVVGFGGYPTVPPLLASTGLGVPSIIHEQNAVMGRANKALAARVKAIAGGFLPPANGQYSDKTVATGNPVRPAVLAASEIPYTPSQTGETFQLVVFGGSQGAQFFSSAVPAAICLLKDEQRKRIVVTQQARPEDKDSVISSYQKLGVKADVSPFFGDMASRIGEADLVISRSGASTVSELSVIGRPSILVPYPHALDHDQAANAAALSAAGGASVIKQAELSPQKLSGLLSSALSEPDRLSATAAAAKATGKPHAADVLADLVEAIASGKSVQEFKKNIEGVEA from the coding sequence ATGAGCAAGGGTATTGTTCTGCTCGCCGCCGGGGGTACCGGCGGCCATGTCTTTCCAGCCGAGGCCTTGGCGCACACGCTGAAAGCGCGCGGTTATCAGGTGCATCTGGTCACCGACAGCCGTGCCGAGCGTTATGCGGGAAAGTTTCCGGCGGAAGAAATTCACGTCGTTCCATCCGCCACCATTGGTTCGAAAAACCCGATTTCCGTGGCGCGTTCGCTGTGGAAGCTGTGGACAGGGCTGCGTTCAGCGCGCCGGCTGATCACGAAGCTGAAGCCGGTTGCGGTCGTCGGCTTTGGCGGTTATCCCACCGTGCCGCCGCTGCTTGCCTCGACCGGGCTTGGCGTGCCATCGATCATTCACGAGCAGAATGCGGTGATGGGTCGTGCCAACAAGGCGCTGGCGGCCCGTGTGAAGGCGATTGCCGGCGGTTTTCTGCCGCCCGCCAACGGCCAATATTCCGACAAGACGGTTGCGACCGGCAATCCCGTGCGCCCGGCGGTGCTGGCGGCGTCAGAGATACCCTATACGCCTTCGCAGACCGGCGAGACGTTCCAGCTCGTGGTTTTTGGCGGCAGCCAGGGAGCGCAGTTCTTTTCAAGCGCCGTTCCGGCGGCGATCTGCCTGTTGAAGGACGAGCAGCGCAAGCGCATCGTCGTGACCCAGCAGGCGCGCCCAGAAGACAAGGACAGTGTGATCTCCTCGTATCAGAAGCTGGGCGTGAAGGCGGATGTCTCGCCTTTCTTCGGCGACATGGCCTCGCGCATCGGTGAGGCCGATCTGGTCATCAGCCGTTCGGGTGCATCGACGGTATCGGAGCTTTCGGTCATCGGCCGACCCTCGATCCTCGTGCCTTATCCGCATGCGCTGGATCACGATCAGGCGGCCAATGCGGCAGCGCTTTCGGCAGCCGGCGGTGCAAGCGTTATCAAGCAGGCGGAACTGTCGCCGCAGAAGCTCTCCGGCCTTCTCTCCTCGGCGCTGTCCGAGCCGGATCGGTTGTCCGCAACGGCGGCGGCGGCCAAGGCGACAGGAAAACCGCATGCGGCGGATGTACTGGCCGATCTGGTCGAGGCGATTGCGAGCGGAAAGTCCGTACAGGAATTCAAGAAGAACATTGAAGGAGTTGAGGCATGA
- the murC gene encoding UDP-N-acetylmuramate--L-alanine ligase has product MKMPKAIGLVHFIGIGGIGMSGIAEVLHNLGHRVQGSDQADSANVQRLRDKGIEVFVGHTADNLGDAEVVVVSTAIKKNNPELIAAREKHLPIVRRAEMLAELMRFRNAIAIGGTHGKTTTTSMVATLLEAGNLDPTVINGGIINAYGTNARMGEGEWMVVEADESDGTFLKLPADVAVITNIDPEHLDHYGNFDAVRAAFRQFVENVPFYGFGVMCLDHPEVQALVGRIEDRKVITYGENPQADVRFSNVRIDGTRSIFDVEIRRRRTGKIFSFTDLVLPMPGRHNVSNATAAIAVANRLGISEADIKKGLASFAGVKRRFTLTGEANGVQVFDDYGHHPVEIKAVLAAAREACKGRIIAVHQPHRYSRLSSLFDDFAHCFNDADTIILAPVYAAGEDPIEGASSEALVSAIKAAGHRDARFLEKREDLASMVAGIANPGDFVVLLGAGNITQWAAALPSELKSISGKSE; this is encoded by the coding sequence ATGAAGATGCCGAAAGCCATAGGCCTTGTCCATTTCATCGGCATAGGCGGGATCGGCATGAGCGGCATTGCCGAAGTGCTTCACAATCTCGGTCATCGCGTACAGGGCTCCGACCAGGCCGACAGCGCCAATGTGCAGCGCCTGCGCGACAAGGGCATCGAGGTCTTCGTCGGCCACACGGCGGATAATCTCGGTGATGCCGAGGTCGTGGTCGTTTCCACCGCGATCAAGAAGAACAATCCGGAGCTGATCGCCGCGCGGGAAAAACACCTGCCGATCGTTCGCCGTGCCGAAATGCTGGCTGAACTCATGCGTTTCCGCAACGCCATTGCCATCGGTGGCACGCACGGCAAGACCACGACGACCTCGATGGTCGCGACCCTGCTGGAAGCCGGCAATCTCGACCCGACCGTGATCAACGGCGGCATCATCAATGCCTATGGCACCAACGCCCGCATGGGCGAGGGCGAGTGGATGGTGGTGGAGGCCGATGAATCCGATGGCACATTCCTGAAGCTTCCGGCCGATGTGGCCGTGATCACCAATATCGACCCGGAACATCTTGACCACTACGGCAATTTCGACGCCGTGCGCGCTGCTTTCCGGCAATTCGTGGAGAATGTTCCGTTCTACGGCTTCGGCGTCATGTGTCTCGACCATCCCGAGGTGCAGGCTCTGGTTGGGCGTATCGAAGACCGTAAGGTCATCACCTATGGTGAGAACCCACAGGCCGACGTGCGGTTTTCGAATGTGCGCATCGATGGCACGCGGTCTATCTTCGATGTGGAAATTCGCCGGCGCCGCACCGGCAAGATATTCTCCTTCACGGACCTCGTCCTGCCGATGCCCGGTCGCCACAATGTTTCGAACGCAACGGCTGCGATTGCCGTCGCCAATCGTCTCGGTATTTCGGAAGCGGACATCAAGAAGGGCCTCGCCTCCTTTGCCGGCGTCAAGCGTCGTTTCACGCTGACGGGCGAAGCCAATGGCGTGCAGGTCTTCGACGATTACGGTCACCATCCGGTTGAGATCAAGGCTGTGCTCGCGGCTGCGCGCGAAGCCTGCAAGGGCCGCATCATCGCCGTGCACCAGCCGCACCGCTACAGCCGCCTTTCCAGCCTGTTCGATGATTTCGCGCATTGTTTTAACGATGCCGATACGATTATTCTTGCTCCGGTCTATGCAGCGGGCGAAGATCCGATCGAGGGCGCAAGCTCGGAAGCGCTGGTCTCCGCAATCAAGGCTGCCGGCCATCGCGATGCCCGTTTTCTCGAAAAACGGGAAGATCTCGCGTCAATGGTTGCAGGCATTGCGAATCCGGGCGATTTCGTGGTTCTCTTGGGGGCCGGAAATATCACGCAATGGGCGGCAGCGCTGCCTTCGGAATTGAAGAGCATATCAGGAAAGTCTGAATGA
- the murB gene encoding UDP-N-acetylmuramate dehydrogenase, with product MRQVDGVKLLGRLGDGVKELRGRLTPDAPMDRVTWFRAGGLAEVMFQPHDTDDLVTFLKILPEDVPLTVVGVGSNLLVRDGGIPGVVVRLSAKGFGSVELSGENRIKAGAICPDKHIAAMAMDNGIGGFHFYYGIPGSIGGALRMNAGANGGETRERVVEVYAVDRQGNQHVLSNADMDYSYRHSGADAGLIFTGALFEGYPEDRAKIRADMDAVRHHRETVQPIREQTGGSTFKNPEGHSAWELIDEAGGRGLVIGGAQMSSLHCNFMINTGHATGYDLEYLGETIRKRVFEKSGIRLEWEIKRLGLFMPGREVEPFLGA from the coding sequence ATGAGACAGGTCGATGGGGTTAAATTGCTGGGGAGGCTCGGCGACGGGGTAAAGGAATTGCGGGGACGTCTGACACCGGATGCGCCCATGGACCGCGTGACGTGGTTCAGAGCCGGCGGTCTTGCGGAAGTCATGTTCCAGCCGCACGATACCGACGATCTGGTTACATTCCTGAAAATCCTGCCGGAGGACGTGCCGTTGACCGTGGTCGGTGTCGGCTCGAACCTTCTGGTGCGCGATGGCGGCATTCCAGGTGTCGTCGTCCGTCTTTCCGCCAAAGGTTTCGGCTCGGTGGAGCTTTCGGGTGAAAACCGCATCAAGGCAGGCGCGATCTGCCCGGACAAGCATATTGCCGCGATGGCCATGGATAATGGCATTGGCGGTTTCCATTTCTATTACGGTATTCCCGGCTCCATCGGCGGCGCTCTGCGCATGAATGCGGGCGCCAACGGCGGTGAAACGCGTGAGCGTGTCGTGGAGGTTTATGCGGTGGACCGTCAGGGCAACCAGCATGTGCTCTCCAATGCCGATATGGATTACAGCTATCGCCACTCCGGCGCCGATGCTGGTCTTATCTTCACCGGCGCCCTGTTTGAGGGTTATCCGGAAGACCGCGCGAAGATCCGCGCCGATATGGACGCCGTGCGTCACCACCGCGAAACCGTGCAGCCGATCCGTGAACAGACCGGTGGATCGACCTTCAAGAACCCCGAAGGTCATTCCGCCTGGGAGCTGATCGACGAAGCGGGCGGTCGCGGTCTGGTCATCGGCGGTGCGCAGATGTCATCGCTGCATTGCAATTTCATGATCAATACTGGCCATGCGACCGGTTACGATCTGGAATATCTGGGCGAGACCATTCGCAAGCGCGTGTTCGAGAAGTCGGGCATTCGGCTGGAGTGGGAAATCAAACGGCTTGGGCTATTCATGCCGGGTCGCGAAGTGGAGCCCTTCCTCGGCGCCTGA
- a CDS encoding MFS transporter, producing the protein MTDAISPVSPTAGNSNVVKTNSPARVLTASLVGTTIEFFDFYVYATAAVLVFPTLFFPNNDPMTALLASFATFSIAFFARPLGAVVFGHYGDRVGRKATLVAALLTMGVSTVVIGLLPSYETAGVLAPLLLALCRFGQGFGLGGEWGGAVLLATENAPPGKRSWYGMFPQLGAPVGLFLSSGVFWILLHFMSQEALLSWGWRIPFVASIILIAVGMWVRLSITETPAFQKAIEKEERVAVPVVELFRNHKRSLALGTFVALATFVLFYIGTAYLLSYNVKVLKIPFLDALEVQIMGSIVFGIFIPIAGKLAERFGRREILILTTVLIGLFSFLLPTLMTGGEGSIFIFAALAMTLMGMTYGLIGTALAAPFPTRVRYTGSSITFNMAGIFGASLAPYIATWLQVNYGMGYVGYYLCVSALITLACILLSRKDEV; encoded by the coding sequence ATGACTGACGCGATATCTCCGGTATCGCCGACAGCTGGCAATTCGAACGTTGTAAAGACAAATTCGCCTGCACGAGTTCTCACTGCCAGCCTGGTCGGCACGACCATCGAGTTTTTCGATTTTTACGTTTACGCCACGGCCGCAGTGCTCGTGTTTCCGACATTGTTCTTCCCGAACAATGATCCGATGACGGCACTTCTGGCATCCTTCGCCACCTTCTCCATCGCCTTTTTCGCCCGCCCGCTCGGCGCCGTCGTTTTCGGCCATTATGGTGACCGCGTCGGCCGTAAAGCTACGCTTGTCGCCGCTCTGCTGACCATGGGCGTATCGACGGTCGTGATCGGCCTTCTGCCGTCCTATGAGACAGCCGGTGTTCTGGCACCTCTGTTGCTGGCGCTTTGCCGCTTCGGTCAGGGCTTCGGTCTTGGCGGAGAATGGGGCGGCGCGGTCCTGCTGGCCACGGAAAACGCTCCTCCCGGCAAGCGCAGCTGGTACGGGATGTTTCCGCAGCTCGGCGCGCCCGTCGGTCTGTTCCTCTCCTCCGGCGTCTTCTGGATCTTGCTGCACTTCATGTCGCAGGAAGCGCTTCTGAGCTGGGGCTGGCGCATTCCCTTCGTCGCTTCAATCATCCTGATCGCGGTTGGCATGTGGGTTCGTCTGTCGATCACCGAAACGCCTGCGTTCCAGAAGGCAATCGAAAAGGAAGAACGTGTTGCCGTGCCGGTCGTGGAACTGTTCCGCAACCACAAGCGCAGCCTCGCGCTCGGCACTTTCGTGGCGCTGGCTACCTTCGTGCTGTTCTATATCGGTACCGCCTATCTGCTGTCCTACAACGTCAAGGTTCTGAAAATCCCGTTCCTCGACGCACTTGAAGTGCAGATCATGGGCTCCATCGTTTTCGGCATCTTCATCCCGATCGCCGGCAAGCTCGCTGAGCGCTTCGGCCGTCGCGAAATCCTGATCCTGACGACGGTGCTGATCGGCCTGTTCTCGTTCCTGCTGCCTACCCTGATGACAGGCGGCGAAGGTTCGATCTTCATCTTCGCGGCTCTTGCGATGACGCTGATGGGCATGACCTACGGCCTGATCGGAACGGCGCTTGCCGCCCCCTTCCCGACAAGGGTGCGCTACACCGGCTCGTCCATCACCTTCAACATGGCAGGCATCTTCGGCGCATCGCTGGCACCCTACATCGCCACATGGCTGCAGGTGAATTACGGCATGGGATATGTCGGATATTACCTCTGCGTATCCGCCCTCATCACGCTCGCCTGCATTCTTCTGTCCCGCAAGGATGAAGTCTGA
- a CDS encoding GGDEF domain-containing protein, protein MSIFIADRVSGHFSRFLSELVAITTFTVATPDGWRRLDPVQSSFRLACLIASIAAVICVVAILTMAQLDLVSDLSNGLTIGLVLSTTISFTVGFLICWLNARQMQLLIQSHERFAQLSQTDALTGLHNRLGLYSNCVHLSTPYCVAFIDIDHFKSVNDSYGHLAGDMVISSVAKTIREGFDEAAHVARMGGEEFVVVHTLAPDRFLEQCEGVREKIATTTVHFQDLQISTTISIGVALRGNREIFEKVMHNADMALYEAKRGGRNRICSSGAKGGRQIIA, encoded by the coding sequence ATGAGCATTTTCATTGCCGATCGCGTAAGCGGACACTTCTCACGTTTTTTAAGCGAACTCGTCGCGATAACGACATTCACCGTGGCGACACCGGATGGATGGCGTCGGCTTGACCCGGTACAGTCATCATTTCGATTGGCTTGCCTGATCGCTTCCATAGCCGCCGTTATCTGTGTCGTTGCGATCCTGACGATGGCGCAGTTGGACCTGGTCTCGGACTTGAGCAATGGGCTCACAATCGGCCTGGTCCTTAGTACGACAATCTCTTTCACCGTCGGTTTTTTAATTTGCTGGCTCAATGCGAGGCAGATGCAGTTACTGATCCAGTCACACGAGCGTTTTGCCCAGCTCAGCCAGACTGATGCTCTGACAGGTCTTCACAACCGGCTAGGTCTTTATTCGAATTGCGTTCACCTGAGCACGCCGTATTGCGTCGCATTTATCGACATTGATCATTTTAAGTCCGTGAATGACAGCTACGGCCATTTGGCTGGTGACATGGTTATCTCCAGTGTCGCCAAGACAATTCGGGAAGGTTTCGATGAAGCCGCTCATGTGGCGCGGATGGGCGGTGAAGAGTTTGTCGTCGTCCACACCCTTGCCCCGGACCGGTTCCTGGAACAGTGCGAAGGCGTCCGTGAGAAGATCGCGACGACAACGGTTCATTTTCAGGATTTGCAGATCAGTACCACCATCTCGATAGGTGTGGCCTTGCGCGGGAACAGGGAGATTTTCGAGAAGGTCATGCACAATGCGGATATGGCGCTCTACGAGGCGAAACGTGGCGGGCGTAATCGCATCTGTTCGTCGGGCGCGAAAGGTGGCCGTCAAATTATCGCTTGA